In one Pseudarthrobacter oxydans genomic region, the following are encoded:
- a CDS encoding lysophospholipid acyltransferase family protein produces MKEPAKSRATLAVVAGIVRPLFNLMMDKKWEGTEKLPAGGFIAAPNHCTEIDPLIVGHLLYNHKIAPHFLAKSGLFKVPVLGWVLRATKQIPVERSSAGANRSLQLAQEIVAEGGAIIIYPEGTLTRDPALWPMKGHTGAARLALEGGIPVVPIAHWGAHEVFPRYGKRFHLFPRKKSTVVVGEPVDLSAFSGRPLDKATLAGATDAIMDAITGLLAEIRGEEPPAERWDPAKKQQARHGRFVERGQQQTGTGTEAP; encoded by the coding sequence GTGAAGGAACCGGCCAAGAGCCGCGCCACGCTCGCTGTGGTCGCCGGCATAGTCCGCCCCCTGTTCAACCTCATGATGGACAAGAAGTGGGAGGGCACGGAAAAGCTGCCTGCGGGCGGTTTTATCGCCGCGCCCAACCACTGCACCGAGATCGATCCCCTGATCGTCGGCCACCTCCTCTACAACCACAAGATTGCCCCGCACTTCCTTGCCAAGTCAGGGCTCTTCAAGGTTCCGGTGCTGGGCTGGGTCCTGCGGGCAACAAAGCAGATCCCGGTGGAACGTTCGTCCGCGGGGGCGAACCGCTCCCTGCAGCTCGCGCAGGAGATCGTTGCCGAAGGCGGGGCCATCATCATCTACCCCGAAGGCACCCTGACGCGTGATCCGGCGCTGTGGCCCATGAAAGGCCACACGGGTGCTGCGCGGCTTGCCCTGGAGGGCGGCATTCCGGTGGTTCCGATTGCCCATTGGGGCGCCCACGAAGTTTTCCCCCGTTACGGCAAGCGGTTCCACCTGTTCCCGCGCAAGAAGTCGACCGTAGTGGTGGGCGAGCCCGTTGACCTCAGCGCCTTCAGCGGCCGTCCGCTGGACAAGGCAACCCTTGCCGGGGCCACCGACGCGATCATGGATGCGATCACTGGACTCCTGGCCGAAATCAGGGGAGAAGAGCCTCCGGCTGAGCGGTGGGATCCGGCCAAGAAGCAGCAGGCCCGGCACGGCAGGTTCGTGGAGCGCGGGCAGCAGCAGACCGGTACCGGAACGGAAGCTCCGTGA
- the murA gene encoding UDP-N-acetylglucosamine 1-carboxyvinyltransferase yields the protein MSSVLTIRGGVPLTGRVSVRGAKNLVPKAMVAALLGNEPSVLRNVPEIKDVEVVTSLLQLHGVTVVKDPVTGDLTLDPKAAKTASSTAIDAHAGDSRIPILLCGPLIHAIGEAFIPDLGGCKIGDRPIDYHLDVLRQFGAVVEKRPGGIHISAPKGLHGAKISLPYPSVGATEQVLLSATRAEGITELSGAATEPEIIDLIAVLQKMGAIISVQTDRTIRIEGVRDLGGYNHRALSDRNESASWASAALVTKGDIFVEGASQRDMMTFLNTYRKVGGGMDIGEDGIRFYHRGGKLNPLVLETDVHPGFMTDWQQPLVVALTQAEGVSIVHETVYENRFGFTDALIRMGASIQVHRECLGSVPCRFGQRNFLHSAVISGPTQLKGTDIDVPDLRGGFSHLIAALAATGTSRVTGIDIINRGYERFTEKLAGLGADFDITTEK from the coding sequence ATGAGTAGTGTTCTGACAATCCGCGGCGGAGTCCCGCTTACAGGCCGCGTCAGCGTCCGGGGAGCAAAGAACCTTGTTCCCAAGGCGATGGTGGCAGCGTTGCTGGGCAACGAACCGTCGGTGTTGCGGAACGTGCCGGAGATCAAGGACGTGGAGGTTGTCACCTCCCTCCTGCAGCTCCATGGCGTGACCGTGGTGAAGGACCCGGTGACCGGCGACCTTACGCTGGACCCCAAGGCCGCCAAGACGGCGTCCAGCACCGCCATCGACGCCCACGCGGGCGACTCCCGGATCCCCATCCTGCTTTGCGGGCCGCTGATCCACGCGATCGGCGAGGCGTTCATCCCCGACCTCGGCGGCTGCAAGATCGGCGACCGGCCCATTGACTACCACCTGGACGTCCTGCGCCAGTTCGGTGCCGTGGTGGAGAAGCGGCCCGGCGGCATCCACATCTCGGCCCCCAAGGGCCTGCACGGCGCCAAGATCTCCCTGCCCTACCCTTCCGTGGGCGCCACCGAGCAGGTGCTGCTGAGCGCCACGCGCGCCGAGGGCATCACCGAGCTGTCCGGTGCTGCAACAGAGCCGGAAATCATCGACCTCATCGCCGTGCTGCAGAAGATGGGCGCCATCATCAGCGTCCAGACTGACCGCACCATCCGCATCGAGGGCGTCCGCGACCTCGGCGGCTACAACCACCGGGCGCTTTCGGACCGCAACGAATCGGCGTCGTGGGCTTCTGCGGCACTGGTGACCAAGGGTGACATCTTCGTTGAAGGCGCCTCCCAGCGGGACATGATGACCTTCCTGAACACCTACCGCAAGGTGGGCGGCGGCATGGACATCGGTGAAGACGGCATCCGTTTCTACCACCGCGGCGGGAAGCTCAATCCGCTGGTGCTGGAGACTGACGTGCACCCCGGCTTCATGACGGACTGGCAGCAGCCGCTGGTGGTGGCCCTGACCCAGGCCGAAGGCGTGTCCATCGTCCACGAGACGGTCTACGAGAACCGCTTCGGCTTCACGGACGCGCTCATCCGGATGGGCGCCAGCATCCAGGTGCACCGAGAGTGCCTGGGCAGCGTGCCGTGCCGTTTTGGCCAGCGCAACTTCCTGCATTCCGCGGTGATCTCCGGACCCACCCAGCTCAAGGGCACGGACATCGATGTTCCGGACCTGCGCGGCGGCTTCAGCCACCTGATTGCCGCCCTCGCGGCCACCGGCACCTCCCGCGTCACGGGGATCGACATCATCAACCGCGGCTACGAGCGCTTCACTGAAAAGCTGGCCGGCCTTGGCGCCGACTTCGACATCACCACAGAGAAGTAG
- the leuD gene encoding 3-isopropylmalate dehydratase small subunit: MEKFTTHTGIGVPLRQSNVDTDQIIPAVYLKRITRTGFEDALFSAWRKDPSFILNKEPFNAGSVLVAGPDFGTGSSREHAVWALKDYGFKAVLSSRFADIFRGNSGKQGLLAAELSQDDIELIWKELENAPGTEVTVDLVSKTVVCGNIVAPFEIDDYTRWRLLEGLDDIGLTLQHEADITAYEATRPSFKPKTLPARLSSNG; the protein is encoded by the coding sequence ATGGAAAAGTTCACCACCCACACCGGAATCGGCGTCCCGCTGCGGCAGAGCAACGTGGACACGGACCAGATCATCCCCGCCGTCTACCTCAAGCGGATTACCCGGACCGGCTTCGAGGACGCGCTGTTCTCGGCGTGGCGCAAGGACCCGTCCTTCATCCTGAACAAGGAGCCGTTCAACGCCGGGTCCGTCCTGGTGGCAGGCCCGGATTTCGGAACAGGATCGTCCCGCGAGCACGCCGTCTGGGCGCTGAAGGACTACGGCTTCAAGGCCGTCCTTTCCTCCCGTTTCGCCGACATCTTCCGTGGGAATTCCGGCAAGCAGGGCCTGCTGGCCGCCGAGCTCTCCCAGGATGACATCGAGCTGATCTGGAAGGAACTGGAGAACGCTCCGGGGACCGAAGTCACGGTGGACCTGGTGTCCAAGACCGTGGTGTGCGGAAACATCGTTGCGCCCTTCGAGATTGACGACTACACGCGCTGGCGCCTGCTCGAGGGCCTGGACGACATCGGGCTGACCCTGCAGCATGAGGCGGACATCACGGCCTACGAGGCGACCCGTCCTTCGTTCAAGCCGAAAACCCTGCCGGCACGCCTTTCCTCCAACGGCTGA
- the leuC gene encoding 3-isopropylmalate dehydratase large subunit has protein sequence MAKTLAEKVWDAHVVRKGDGDGANAQPDLLFIDLHLVHEVTSPQAFEGLRLAGRKLRRPDLTIATEDHNTPTLDIDKPIADLTSRTQIQTLRNNCAEFGVRLHSLGDAEQGIVHVVGPQLGLTQPGMTVVCGDSHTSTHGAFGALAMGIGTSEVEHVMATQTLSLKPFKTMAINVEGTLRPGVTAKDIILAVIAKIGTGGGQGYVLEYRGSAIRALSMDARMTICNMSIEAGARAGLVAPDQTTYDYMKGRPHAPEGADWDAAVEYWNTLRTDDDAVFDAQVDLDADTLEPFVTWGTNPGQGVSLSESVPSPEDFGDENAKAAAERALQYMGLKAGTPMKDIRVDTVFLGSCTNSRMEDLRAAADIIRGRRKDPNIRMLVVPGSARVRLEAEAEGLDRVFKDFGAEWRFAGCSMCLGMNPDQLDVGERCASTSNRNFEGRQGKGGRTHLVSPVVAAATAIRGTLSSPSDLDPAPESAAIRTDAA, from the coding sequence ATGGCAAAGACATTGGCCGAGAAAGTCTGGGACGCACACGTGGTGCGCAAAGGTGATGGTGATGGAGCCAACGCCCAGCCCGACCTTCTCTTCATCGACCTCCACCTGGTCCACGAGGTCACGTCTCCGCAGGCATTCGAAGGCCTGCGGCTGGCCGGCCGCAAGCTGCGCCGGCCGGACCTGACCATCGCGACGGAGGACCACAACACTCCCACGCTGGACATCGACAAGCCTATCGCCGACCTGACCAGCCGCACCCAGATCCAGACGCTGCGCAACAACTGCGCAGAGTTCGGCGTGCGGCTGCACAGCCTCGGTGACGCCGAGCAGGGCATCGTCCACGTCGTGGGCCCGCAGCTGGGCCTCACCCAGCCGGGCATGACCGTTGTCTGCGGTGACTCGCACACCTCCACCCACGGTGCCTTCGGTGCGCTGGCCATGGGCATCGGCACTTCCGAGGTGGAGCACGTCATGGCCACCCAGACCCTCTCCCTGAAGCCGTTCAAGACGATGGCCATCAATGTCGAGGGAACGCTGCGTCCCGGCGTGACGGCGAAGGACATCATCCTGGCCGTGATCGCCAAGATCGGCACCGGCGGCGGCCAGGGCTACGTCCTGGAATACCGCGGCTCCGCCATCCGGGCGCTGTCCATGGACGCGCGCATGACCATCTGCAACATGTCCATCGAAGCGGGTGCCAGGGCCGGCCTCGTTGCGCCGGACCAGACCACCTACGACTACATGAAGGGCCGCCCGCACGCGCCGGAAGGCGCGGACTGGGATGCCGCCGTCGAGTACTGGAACACCCTGCGGACCGACGACGACGCCGTCTTCGATGCCCAGGTGGACCTGGACGCCGACACCCTGGAGCCGTTCGTCACCTGGGGCACCAACCCTGGCCAGGGCGTCTCCCTGTCCGAGTCCGTCCCGTCTCCGGAGGATTTCGGTGACGAGAACGCCAAGGCAGCGGCCGAGCGGGCACTGCAGTACATGGGCCTCAAGGCCGGCACGCCGATGAAGGACATCCGGGTGGACACCGTGTTCCTGGGTTCCTGCACCAACTCCCGGATGGAGGACCTGCGTGCAGCGGCGGACATCATCCGCGGGCGCCGGAAGGATCCCAACATCCGCATGCTCGTGGTGCCGGGGTCGGCACGCGTGCGGCTGGAAGCGGAGGCCGAAGGCCTGGACCGCGTGTTCAAGGATTTCGGCGCTGAATGGCGCTTTGCCGGCTGCTCCATGTGCCTCGGCATGAACCCGGACCAGCTGGACGTGGGGGAGCGCTGCGCGTCCACCTCCAACCGCAACTTCGAAGGGCGCCAGGGCAAAGGCGGCCGCACCCACCTGGTCTCCCCGGTGGTTGCCGCAGCCACTGCCATCCGAGGCACGCTGAGTTCGCCGTCGGACCTCGATCCGGCTCCCGAATCCGCCGCCATCCGCACCGACGCAGCCTAG
- a CDS encoding IclR family transcriptional regulator yields the protein MDNSSGVGVIDKAAQVLDALEAGPTTLAQLVAATGLARPTVHRLALALVHHRLVSRDIQGRFVLGSRLVELASAAGEDRLIASAGPVLMQLRDATGESAQIFRRQGDWRVCVASAERPIGLRDTIPVGTQLSMKAGSAAQVLLAWEDHDRLLEGLQSARFTPTVLAGVRRRGWGQSLGEREPGVASVSAPVRGPSGRVIAAVSISGPIERLTRQPGRLHAEVVCNAGRILTEALRKNND from the coding sequence ATGGACAATTCTAGTGGAGTCGGTGTCATTGATAAAGCGGCCCAGGTGCTTGATGCACTGGAAGCCGGCCCCACCACCCTCGCGCAGCTCGTGGCGGCCACCGGCCTGGCCCGCCCCACTGTGCACCGGCTTGCCCTCGCCCTGGTGCACCACCGGCTGGTAAGCCGTGATATCCAAGGCCGGTTCGTCCTGGGGAGCCGGCTGGTTGAACTGGCCTCCGCCGCGGGCGAGGACCGCCTGATCGCCTCCGCCGGGCCCGTCCTGATGCAGCTGCGCGACGCCACCGGCGAAAGCGCCCAGATTTTCCGCCGCCAGGGTGACTGGCGGGTATGCGTGGCGTCGGCCGAACGGCCCATCGGCCTTCGTGACACCATTCCCGTAGGGACGCAGCTGTCCATGAAGGCAGGATCAGCCGCCCAGGTGCTGCTCGCCTGGGAGGACCACGACCGCCTGCTCGAGGGGCTTCAGTCAGCCCGCTTTACGCCTACCGTCCTGGCTGGTGTACGACGGCGGGGCTGGGGCCAGAGCCTCGGCGAACGCGAGCCCGGGGTGGCCTCAGTTTCGGCGCCGGTGCGCGGGCCGTCCGGTCGGGTGATCGCGGCAGTTTCCATCTCCGGACCCATCGAGCGGCTCACCCGCCAGCCCGGCAGGCTGCATGCGGAAGTGGTCTGCAATGCCGGCCGCATCCTCACCGAGGCCCTGCGGAAGAACAACGACTGA
- a CDS encoding DUF1697 domain-containing protein, whose amino-acid sequence MGSYAVFLRGINVGGINIKMADLREALKAAGFADARTLLASGNVVLASPLDADAVKRECEKCLRDTFGYDAWVVVLESARLSDLVAACPYPEDDKTTHSYITLSSDTGVLDELDAAGAALEENEQERLGPEALAWLAPAGGTLDSPFSKISAKAKFKAATTTRNLRTLLKVRDAAAELAASGA is encoded by the coding sequence ATGGGCAGCTACGCAGTGTTTCTTCGCGGCATCAACGTGGGCGGCATCAACATCAAGATGGCTGATCTGCGGGAGGCGCTCAAGGCCGCAGGCTTTGCTGACGCCCGCACCCTGCTTGCCAGCGGAAATGTGGTCCTGGCCAGCCCCCTGGACGCGGACGCCGTCAAACGCGAATGCGAAAAATGCCTGCGGGACACGTTCGGCTATGACGCCTGGGTGGTGGTCCTCGAGTCAGCCCGGCTGTCGGACCTCGTGGCCGCCTGCCCCTACCCCGAGGACGACAAAACCACCCACAGCTACATCACGCTCTCCTCGGACACGGGGGTCCTCGATGAACTCGATGCGGCAGGGGCGGCGCTGGAGGAAAACGAACAGGAGAGGCTGGGTCCGGAGGCCCTCGCCTGGCTGGCACCGGCCGGCGGAACGCTGGACAGCCCCTTCAGCAAGATTTCCGCGAAAGCCAAATTCAAAGCCGCGACCACTACGCGCAACCTGCGCACCCTGCTCAAGGTAAGGGACGCTGCCGCCGAACTCGCGGCGAGCGGGGCTTAG
- a CDS encoding GTPase — protein MSRHSDTRESSRLDRRLSALNDARELGEGVLPDESLQEVFSVLERASSRRSLSADHTVVGFFGATGSGKSSLFNAVSGAEIATAAARRPTTSEPLAGVWGADGSEPLLDWLEVRNRHHAAAVDGFADEGTGLILLDLPDFDSTKASNREVVQRMVGLVDVLVWVLDPQKYADAAVHNDFLSRLASHGAVTLVVLNQVDRLPERDVQPVLESLRSILARDGLGKVQVLAASALTGAGVDQVRAAIRGVAVKRKAQAQRFAADISKASADLGAVSGEGTAAGVRPAARTRLADELAIAANVPVVVQAVGQSYRLESVKRTGWPVTRWLSRFRADPLRRLNLRSAAPSELNRTSLPPAGAPERARTDAAVREFADAASAGAPGPWRAAIRGAAREGRERLPDALDQAIAGTDLAANRKSWWWGVFNVVQWLALLTVLGGLGWLGVLAALGYFQMPVPEVPRVEGWPVPTLMIAFGVALGIFLAITGRFIAAAAANARAARARKRLNAAVAAVAQELVVEPVEVEVSRLAGFNSALRTAAAG, from the coding sequence ATGAGCCGCCACAGCGATACCCGCGAGTCGTCCCGGCTTGACCGGCGGCTCTCAGCCCTCAACGATGCCCGGGAACTTGGCGAAGGAGTCCTTCCGGATGAGTCCCTGCAGGAGGTCTTCAGCGTCCTGGAACGCGCAAGTTCACGGCGCTCCCTCTCCGCCGACCACACCGTGGTGGGCTTCTTTGGCGCCACAGGAAGCGGAAAGTCCTCCCTCTTCAACGCGGTCAGCGGCGCGGAAATTGCGACGGCGGCAGCCCGCCGTCCCACCACATCGGAACCTTTGGCAGGGGTGTGGGGGGCGGACGGCAGCGAGCCGCTGCTCGACTGGCTCGAAGTCCGCAACCGCCATCACGCCGCCGCCGTCGATGGGTTCGCGGACGAAGGCACCGGCCTGATCCTGCTGGACCTGCCGGACTTTGACTCAACCAAGGCGTCCAACCGCGAAGTGGTGCAGCGGATGGTGGGGCTGGTGGACGTGCTGGTGTGGGTCCTTGACCCCCAGAAGTACGCGGACGCTGCCGTGCACAACGACTTCCTGTCCCGCCTGGCCTCCCACGGAGCCGTGACCCTGGTGGTCCTCAACCAGGTGGACAGGCTGCCGGAGCGCGATGTGCAGCCCGTCCTGGAATCCCTGCGCTCCATCCTTGCCCGGGACGGACTTGGCAAGGTCCAGGTGCTTGCGGCCTCCGCCTTGACGGGGGCCGGGGTGGACCAGGTCCGTGCGGCAATCCGTGGTGTTGCGGTCAAGCGGAAAGCCCAGGCCCAGCGGTTTGCAGCGGATATCTCAAAGGCGTCGGCCGACCTTGGTGCCGTGTCGGGCGAGGGGACTGCTGCCGGTGTCCGGCCTGCAGCCAGGACACGCCTGGCTGATGAGCTGGCCATCGCAGCGAACGTGCCGGTGGTGGTGCAGGCGGTCGGGCAGTCCTACCGGCTGGAGTCAGTGAAGCGCACGGGGTGGCCGGTGACCCGGTGGTTGTCCAGGTTCCGTGCGGATCCGCTGCGCCGGCTCAACCTGCGCAGCGCGGCTCCGTCGGAGTTGAACCGGACGTCGCTGCCGCCGGCAGGGGCGCCGGAACGGGCGCGCACGGACGCAGCGGTGCGGGAGTTCGCCGACGCCGCCAGTGCCGGTGCCCCCGGCCCCTGGCGTGCAGCCATCCGGGGGGCCGCCCGTGAAGGCAGGGAGCGGTTGCCTGATGCCCTGGACCAGGCCATCGCCGGAACGGACCTCGCCGCGAACCGTAAATCCTGGTGGTGGGGAGTCTTCAACGTGGTGCAGTGGCTGGCCCTGCTGACTGTGCTGGGTGGCTTGGGCTGGCTAGGTGTCCTGGCGGCACTGGGATACTTCCAGATGCCCGTGCCGGAGGTGCCCCGGGTCGAAGGATGGCCTGTGCCCACGCTGATGATCGCTTTTGGGGTGGCCTTGGGGATCTTCCTTGCCATCACGGGCCGCTTTATTGCAGCCGCCGCGGCCAATGCACGGGCGGCGAGGGCACGGAAGCGGTTGAATGCCGCCGTGGCCGCGGTGGCGCAGGAACTCGTCGTGGAACCCGTGGAGGTGGAGGTCAGCCGGCTGGCCGGCTTTAACTCCGCGCTCCGGACGGCTGCGGCCGGATAG